The DNA sequence GAATATTTTTCTTTCACATAGGGCAAATTGTCAGTAACTTTTTTGGTTGCTTCTCCTATTCTTTCTAATCCATGAATGACAGCGAAAATAGTTTTTTCATCTTCACAAAAATCATCAAAATTAAAACCATCAATAAATCGATTAATAGAGTTAATTGTGTCTAAAATATCATGTAAAAAGTCTTTAACTGTTCTTTTCATAGATAAATAACCTCACTTAAGATTTGTTTCCCGATGTGAGGTTTTAAACCTTTTTTCATAACTAAATCTACTTTTTTGCCTAACCTGTCACTAAATAAATTTTGTAACTTGCCATACTTTACCAAGCCAAATCTTGCTTCTGGCTTAAAAGTAACTAACAAATCTATATCGCTATTTTCCGTTTCTTCTCCTCTCACATAAGAGCCAAATAATCCTAATTCATCTATTTGATATTCTTCTTCAATTTCTAACTTTATTTTTTTGATGTTTTCTTTGAGAATGTCTAATTTATTCTTTTTAACCGTTAGCGTCATTTTTACATCCTCCTATCTTCATAAAATTG is a window from the Cyanobacterium sp. Dongsha4 genome containing:
- a CDS encoding nucleotidyltransferase family protein — its product is MTLTVKKNKLDILKENIKKIKLEIEEEYQIDELGLFGSYVRGEETENSDIDLLVTFKPEARFGLVKYGKLQNLFSDRLGKKVDLVMKKGLKPHIGKQILSEVIYL
- a CDS encoding DUF86 domain-containing protein, translated to MKRTVKDFLHDILDTINSINRFIDGFNFDDFCEDEKTIFAVIHGLERIGEATKKVTDNLPYVKEKYSNMNWKEIAGMRDILIHKYFGIQVEIVWDTIQNDLPLLKPVIQDILENLDQ